From the Herpetosiphon gulosus genome, one window contains:
- a CDS encoding enediyne biosynthesis protein UnbU, whose protein sequence is MQTAVPDIRIMALRRFAIAISLLNILGRTIFGFEQPWSYVLAALATTYGLEIVFELMLARQQKQQPNFMGGFGKLVDFLLPAHISGLAISMLLYSNQRVTPIIFASAVAICSKILLRAPLGKGYRHFLNPSNFGITVTLLLFTSVASAPAYHFTENLYGVADLLLPLVIIISGSFLNINFTKRLPLIIGWVGGFVLQGLFAMFVTGHSLNASLLPMSSLAFALFTFYMITDPGTTPSRGWMQFAFGASVAAVYRILIILHIPYTLFIALTLVCIVRGAYLHYHAWNTKRLAATQNQPNLASGAEA, encoded by the coding sequence ATGCAAACCGCCGTTCCTGATATTCGAATTATGGCCTTGCGCCGTTTTGCCATCGCCATCAGCTTGCTGAATATTCTTGGCCGCACGATTTTTGGCTTTGAGCAGCCGTGGTCGTATGTGCTGGCCGCCTTGGCAACCACCTATGGCCTGGAAATTGTGTTTGAATTGATGCTGGCTCGCCAGCAAAAGCAGCAGCCCAATTTTATGGGTGGCTTTGGCAAATTGGTCGATTTTCTGTTGCCAGCGCATATTTCGGGCTTGGCGATTAGTATGTTGCTGTATTCGAATCAGCGCGTTACGCCGATTATTTTTGCCTCAGCCGTAGCAATTTGCTCCAAAATTTTGTTGCGTGCGCCGCTGGGCAAGGGCTATCGCCACTTTCTCAACCCATCGAATTTTGGCATTACCGTGACCTTGCTGCTGTTTACGTCGGTGGCTAGCGCTCCGGCCTATCACTTTACCGAAAATCTGTATGGCGTAGCCGATTTGTTGCTGCCTTTGGTGATTATCATCAGCGGCTCGTTTTTGAACATCAATTTCACCAAACGCTTACCATTAATTATTGGCTGGGTTGGTGGGTTTGTGTTGCAAGGACTATTTGCCATGTTCGTGACTGGGCATAGTTTGAATGCCTCGCTCTTGCCGATGAGCAGTTTAGCTTTTGCCCTATTTACCTTCTATATGATCACCGATCCCGGCACAACGCCCAGCCGTGGTTGGATGCAATTTGCCTTTGGCGCGAGCGTCGCAGCAGTTTATCGAATATTGATCATCTTGCATATTCCCTACACGCTATTTATTGCCCTAACCTTGGTGTGTATTGTGCGTGGAGCCTATTTACACTACCATGCTTGGAACACTAAACGCCTCGCAGCAACCCAAAATCAACCAAACCTAGCCTCAGGAGCAGAAGCATGA
- a CDS encoding CRTAC1 family protein, which translates to MKQTLLKYQTQLLAVAVLVGTFIVAQPPTLSQAEQADLSQSFGFAQQPLTPLAGHTQRFIRPVNPSLVHIDAWISSVGAAIALNDLDNDGLSNDICYVDTRIDQVVVQPAQASNARYPAFALDPSSLKYDASTMAPMGCLPSDINEDGMLDLIVYYWGRTPIIFVQQYQGANVDLSSQSYVAQELVTTGERWFTNTGLVSDFDGDGHQDLLFANYFPDGAAILDAKSSRKQTMQASMSRAFNGGDKHFFLWQQTSAEQAPFVAVPDVLSGELNHGWTLALGTYDFNNDLLPELYIGNDFGPDRFLINRSTPGTIKLELAEGSGGFTIPTSKVLGHDSFKGMGVDFSDLNSDQHPDIFVSNITTPFGLHESNFAYVSDPSAKLDQSELPDYTDQSEQLGFGRSGWAWDIKLADFNNDQRDEILQATGFVKGNINRWPELQELATGNDQLLADPASWPRFSAGDDIAGHQINPFFSQAADGRYYDLAKPLGFAPTVSRGIAVGDVDGDGKLDFAAANQWEDSIFYHNTSQNSNQALGLRLRIATDDKASSVTGFQPTSAAIPAIGAHVTVKLPDGRTLTSQVDGGNGHSGKRSYDLHFGLGALDPQTQLEVTLRWRGLDGSVQTSVVQLSPGNHTLVLGQ; encoded by the coding sequence ATGAAACAGACCTTGTTGAAATACCAAACCCAGTTGCTGGCTGTCGCGGTGCTAGTTGGCACGTTTATTGTGGCCCAACCACCAACGCTTTCCCAGGCTGAGCAAGCCGATTTGAGCCAAAGTTTTGGCTTTGCGCAGCAGCCCCTTACCCCATTGGCGGGCCATACTCAGCGCTTTATTCGCCCAGTTAATCCAAGTTTGGTCCATATTGATGCTTGGATCTCGTCGGTTGGGGCGGCGATTGCCCTCAACGATCTCGATAACGATGGTTTATCCAATGATATTTGTTATGTCGATACGCGGATTGATCAAGTGGTGGTACAGCCAGCCCAAGCCAGCAACGCGCGTTATCCAGCCTTTGCGCTTGATCCAAGCAGCCTCAAATACGATGCCAGCACGATGGCTCCGATGGGATGTTTGCCCAGCGATATCAACGAAGATGGCATGCTCGATTTGATTGTGTATTACTGGGGTCGCACGCCAATTATCTTTGTGCAGCAATATCAAGGGGCAAATGTCGATCTCAGCAGCCAAAGCTATGTCGCCCAAGAGCTTGTAACCACAGGCGAGCGCTGGTTTACCAACACTGGTTTGGTCAGCGATTTCGACGGCGATGGGCATCAGGATTTGCTATTTGCCAATTATTTTCCTGATGGCGCGGCGATTCTCGATGCCAAATCGAGCCGCAAGCAAACCATGCAAGCTTCGATGTCACGCGCATTCAACGGCGGCGATAAGCACTTTTTCCTTTGGCAGCAAACCAGCGCCGAGCAAGCGCCATTTGTGGCTGTGCCCGATGTACTCAGCGGCGAGTTGAACCACGGCTGGACGTTGGCACTGGGAACCTACGATTTTAACAATGATCTGTTGCCCGAACTGTATATTGGCAACGATTTCGGCCCAGATCGCTTTTTGATCAATCGATCAACGCCTGGCACGATCAAATTAGAGCTAGCTGAGGGCAGTGGTGGCTTCACGATTCCCACATCCAAAGTGCTAGGCCACGATTCGTTCAAAGGCATGGGCGTTGATTTCAGCGATCTCAACAGCGATCAGCACCCCGATATATTTGTGAGCAACATCACCACGCCGTTTGGTTTGCACGAAAGCAATTTTGCCTATGTCAGCGACCCCAGCGCCAAACTCGATCAAAGTGAATTGCCCGATTACACCGACCAAAGCGAGCAACTTGGTTTTGGGCGCAGCGGTTGGGCTTGGGATATTAAGTTGGCTGATTTCAATAACGATCAGCGCGACGAGATTTTGCAAGCCACGGGCTTTGTCAAAGGCAACATCAATCGTTGGCCTGAGCTGCAAGAATTGGCCACAGGCAACGATCAATTGCTAGCCGACCCCGCCAGTTGGCCGCGTTTCAGCGCTGGCGACGATATTGCGGGCCATCAAATTAATCCATTTTTCAGCCAAGCCGCCGATGGCCGCTACTACGACCTTGCCAAACCGCTGGGCTTTGCACCAACCGTCAGCCGTGGCATTGCGGTTGGCGATGTTGATGGCGATGGCAAGCTCGATTTTGCCGCAGCCAACCAATGGGAAGATTCGATCTTCTACCACAACACCAGCCAAAACAGCAATCAAGCGCTTGGTTTACGCCTACGCATCGCAACTGATGACAAGGCCAGCAGCGTTACAGGTTTCCAACCAACTAGCGCCGCGATTCCAGCGATTGGGGCACATGTCACGGTTAAATTACCCGATGGTCGCACACTTACCAGCCAAGTTGATGGCGGCAATGGTCACTCAGGCAAACGCAGCTACGATCTGCACTTTGGCTTGGGGGCGCTTGATCCACAAACCCAGCTTGAAGTAACCCTGCGCTGGCGTGGCCTTGATGGCAGCGTTCAAACCAGCGTCGTTCAGCTCAGCCCGGGCAACCATACTTTGGTACTTGGCCAATAA
- a CDS encoding DUF1702 family protein — MLLNRVLTYPLRLSPLEATFARRGFPIGDTQNQARLERIGKTFLHGYHAALDNQGLGQLKQQLEQIDPQLQGFGFEGAGMGLAILDQLTPWKGQRVQAFLANEGQHQRYVIHVGVGWAVARMRWTLPKVVQALDPILRWLVLDGYGFHQGYFAWHESFIQQHHPKKFDAKQLAIFDQGLGRSLWFVTSSNPRMIANVISRFAQERQINLWAGIGLACAYAGSNNPEALHAIAELGETYSTAIAQGVSFAAKTRLHAGYIPEHSELACQILCQQSVAEAAAITDQQLLSVNQDGSIDSYHHWQELIRACYLKKEAVAV; from the coding sequence ATGTTGCTTAACCGTGTCTTGACGTACCCGCTGCGTCTCTCTCCACTCGAAGCGACATTTGCGCGGCGCGGGTTTCCCATCGGCGATACGCAAAATCAAGCCCGGCTTGAAAGAATCGGCAAAACATTTTTACATGGCTATCACGCTGCGCTCGATAACCAAGGCTTAGGCCAACTCAAACAGCAACTTGAGCAGATCGACCCCCAATTACAGGGTTTCGGCTTCGAAGGCGCAGGCATGGGCTTGGCAATCCTTGATCAACTTACGCCATGGAAAGGCCAGCGCGTCCAAGCGTTTTTAGCCAACGAAGGCCAGCATCAACGCTATGTTATTCATGTTGGGGTTGGTTGGGCCGTTGCACGGATGCGCTGGACGCTGCCAAAGGTGGTGCAAGCGCTTGACCCGATCTTACGCTGGTTGGTGCTCGATGGCTATGGCTTTCATCAAGGCTATTTCGCTTGGCACGAGTCGTTCATCCAGCAGCACCACCCCAAAAAATTCGATGCCAAACAACTGGCGATTTTTGACCAAGGGCTGGGCCGTAGTTTGTGGTTTGTCACCAGTTCCAACCCACGCATGATCGCCAATGTGATCAGCCGTTTTGCCCAAGAGCGCCAGATTAACCTCTGGGCCGGAATTGGCTTAGCTTGTGCCTACGCTGGCAGCAACAATCCCGAAGCCTTGCATGCCATCGCTGAATTGGGTGAAACCTATAGCACCGCGATTGCTCAGGGGGTAAGTTTTGCCGCCAAAACACGTCTTCATGCTGGGTACATCCCTGAGCATAGTGAGTTGGCCTGCCAGATTTTATGCCAGCAAAGCGTGGCTGAAGCGGCGGCTATTACTGATCAACAACTTCTCAGTGTCAACCAGGATGGATCAATTGACTCATACCACCATTGGCAAGAGTTGATTCGGGCTTGTTACTTGAAGAAAGAGGCCGTCGCCGTATGA
- a CDS encoding CRTAC1 family protein codes for MIRSLWQKYHGRFIVSLILLICFGLAREPQLSAAERSELAKSFQFTPSTLPTLSGYPQSTIRTVNPSLTHISAWISSVGAAIAINDLDADGLSNDICYVDPRIDQVIVTPVPQADLRYVPFALNPSPHPYNPTTMSPMGCLPGDFNEDGVLDLLVYYWGRTPLLFFQQPTDGSLTAERFVVQELISQSERWYTSAGLLADFDGDGHQDLILGNYFPDGAQILDENSSKAESMQASMSRAFNGGNKHFLRWTARPDQPFGGQFMPVEQVLERELNHGWTFALGAADLNGDLLPELYIANDFGPDRLLLNQSTPGTLKFLLLEGQAGFNIPSSKRVGHDSFKGMGVEFSDLNSDAIPDIFVSNITTDYGLHESNFAFLSTGDQTSFTQGLAPYRDHSEALGLARSGWGWDIRVADFNNDTSLEIVQATGFVKGTVNNWPELQELATGNDALLADPASWPSFQAGDDIAGHQINPFFVRDATGRYHNLAAELNLDAPHVTRGIATADVDGDGRLDFALANQWESSWFYHNTSPINTKALGLRLRLPLDVHQPLAVLSGYQSDPTPSLAAIGANATITLPDGRTLVAQVDGGNGHSGKRSYDLHFGLGDLKGDSQINVEITWRTRAGAIVKTRQLLKPGNYTILLGSTN; via the coding sequence ATGATTAGGAGCTTGTGGCAAAAATATCACGGACGTTTCATCGTTAGCCTGATCCTATTGATCTGCTTTGGCTTAGCCCGAGAACCACAGTTATCGGCAGCAGAACGCAGCGAATTAGCCAAATCGTTTCAATTTACCCCCTCAACCCTGCCAACATTAAGTGGTTATCCCCAATCGACTATTCGGACAGTCAATCCGAGCTTGACCCATATTAGCGCTTGGATCTCATCGGTCGGAGCAGCAATCGCCATCAACGATCTTGATGCTGACGGGTTATCCAATGATATTTGCTATGTTGACCCACGAATTGATCAAGTGATTGTTACTCCCGTACCTCAGGCCGATTTGCGCTACGTGCCCTTTGCGCTTAATCCCAGCCCACATCCCTATAACCCAACCACGATGTCCCCAATGGGATGTCTACCGGGTGATTTCAACGAAGATGGTGTGCTTGATCTCTTGGTTTATTACTGGGGACGAACACCACTGCTGTTTTTCCAACAACCAACCGATGGTTCGCTTACCGCTGAGCGATTCGTTGTCCAAGAACTCATTAGCCAGTCCGAACGTTGGTATACCAGCGCAGGGTTACTTGCCGATTTCGATGGCGACGGCCATCAAGATTTAATTCTAGGTAATTATTTTCCCGATGGAGCGCAGATCTTAGATGAAAACTCTAGCAAGGCTGAGTCGATGCAGGCCTCAATGTCGCGAGCGTTCAACGGAGGAAACAAACACTTCTTGCGCTGGACTGCTCGTCCTGATCAACCATTTGGGGGTCAGTTTATGCCGGTTGAGCAGGTGCTCGAACGCGAACTTAATCATGGCTGGACGTTTGCCCTAGGTGCTGCTGACCTCAACGGCGACCTGTTACCAGAACTCTATATTGCCAACGATTTCGGACCTGATCGGTTACTGCTTAATCAATCAACACCTGGCACGCTAAAATTTTTATTACTGGAAGGCCAAGCGGGATTTAATATTCCAAGCTCAAAAAGGGTCGGCCATGACTCGTTCAAGGGGATGGGTGTTGAATTCAGCGATCTCAACAGCGATGCTATTCCAGACATTTTTGTCAGCAACATTACGACCGATTATGGACTGCATGAGAGTAACTTTGCCTTCCTCAGCACTGGAGATCAAACAAGTTTTACTCAAGGCCTTGCCCCTTACCGCGATCACAGCGAGGCTTTGGGTTTAGCTCGCAGCGGCTGGGGATGGGATATTCGGGTGGCGGATTTTAATAACGACACCAGTCTTGAGATAGTGCAGGCAACCGGATTTGTTAAAGGAACGGTTAATAATTGGCCTGAACTACAAGAATTAGCAACTGGTAATGATGCCTTATTGGCTGATCCTGCTAGTTGGCCCAGCTTTCAAGCTGGCGATGATATTGCTGGTCATCAAATTAATCCCTTTTTTGTTCGTGATGCCACTGGCCGCTATCACAATCTTGCAGCCGAGCTTAATTTGGATGCTCCTCATGTAACCCGTGGCATTGCTACAGCCGATGTTGATGGTGATGGACGCTTAGATTTTGCCTTAGCCAATCAATGGGAATCATCGTGGTTCTATCACAATACAAGCCCGATTAACACCAAAGCTTTGGGCCTTCGCCTACGACTACCGCTCGATGTTCATCAGCCTTTGGCCGTGCTATCAGGCTATCAGAGCGATCCGACCCCAAGTTTGGCGGCGATTGGCGCAAATGCCACGATCACGCTTCCCGATGGTCGTACCTTGGTTGCCCAAGTCGATGGTGGTAACGGACACTCCGGCAAACGCAGCTATGATCTGCACTTCGGTTTAGGTGATCTGAAGGGTGATAGTCAGATTAATGTCGAAATTACCTGGCGAACAAGGGCTGGGGCGATTGTAAAAACTCGCCAATTATTAAAACCTGGAAATTATACGATTTTGCTCGGCTCGACGAATTGA